A section of the Rhizobium sp. Pop5 genome encodes:
- a CDS encoding DUF1800 family protein has product MSLSFPTMAAIRFGYGLRPGETPPQSKDELIGQLGQGVAATPDFPLGGNDMRHRAILSLQEQLKQIREDAKTVTDDPTRREMRKGVQRQAQQQFQHDANLRLMQAVLSPLGFYERLATFWTDHFSTSANKSLPMRLIVPLYEAEAIRPFISGKFGELLRNATAHPAMLIYLDQADSLGPDSAGGMKRNKGLNENLGRELLELHTLGAGSGYTQADVTAAAMVLTGLTIDRREMDIAFRPNISEPGAHKVLGVSYGGRRRSRDDYLDMLDDLAAHPKTAVHISRKLAVHFVSDQPDEGMVADMAAAWKKTDGDLTAVYAAMLDHPAAWRDEGAKARQPFDYVVAGLRALNAGPVNGAVGSFLAANQQGTEEGDMAANTPGMAGAPVTTDPAGEARDKRLKAFRTARALGQGALKRMGQPTWLPPSPAGFEEGFSAWITGSQLAERLAWARRASTQFGRDEDPREFLKSTLADAARDETIRVVSQAPNKISGLTLVLASPEFNRR; this is encoded by the coding sequence ATGAGCCTCTCTTTCCCGACGATGGCGGCGATCCGCTTCGGCTATGGCTTGCGGCCGGGCGAGACGCCGCCGCAAAGCAAGGACGAGCTGATCGGCCAACTCGGCCAGGGCGTGGCGGCGACACCGGACTTTCCGCTCGGCGGCAACGACATGCGCCATCGGGCGATCCTCAGCCTGCAGGAGCAGCTGAAGCAGATCCGCGAAGACGCCAAGACGGTGACCGACGATCCGACCCGGCGCGAGATGCGTAAGGGCGTGCAGCGGCAGGCGCAGCAGCAGTTTCAGCACGATGCGAACCTGCGGCTGATGCAGGCGGTGCTGTCGCCTCTCGGCTTTTACGAGCGGCTGGCGACCTTCTGGACCGATCATTTCTCCACCAGCGCCAACAAGAGCCTGCCGATGCGCCTCATCGTGCCGCTCTACGAGGCGGAGGCGATCCGGCCGTTTATCTCTGGCAAGTTCGGCGAACTCCTGCGCAACGCCACGGCCCATCCCGCGATGCTGATCTATCTTGATCAGGCGGATTCGCTCGGGCCGGATTCGGCCGGCGGCATGAAGCGCAACAAGGGACTGAACGAAAATCTCGGCCGCGAGCTTCTGGAACTGCACACGCTCGGCGCCGGCAGCGGCTATACCCAGGCGGATGTGACGGCAGCCGCCATGGTGCTGACGGGACTTACCATCGACCGCCGGGAGATGGACATCGCCTTCCGGCCGAATATTTCCGAACCCGGCGCGCATAAGGTGCTCGGGGTCAGCTATGGCGGACGCAGGCGCTCGCGCGACGATTATCTCGACATGCTCGACGATCTCGCGGCCCATCCGAAGACGGCGGTCCATATCAGCCGCAAGCTCGCGGTGCATTTCGTCTCCGACCAGCCCGACGAGGGCATGGTGGCCGATATGGCCGCGGCCTGGAAGAAGACCGATGGCGACCTGACGGCCGTCTATGCCGCGATGCTCGACCACCCCGCCGCCTGGCGCGACGAGGGCGCCAAGGCGCGCCAGCCTTTCGACTATGTCGTTGCGGGTCTGAGGGCGCTGAATGCGGGTCCGGTCAACGGCGCCGTCGGCAGCTTCCTGGCGGCCAACCAGCAGGGCACCGAGGAGGGCGACATGGCGGCCAACACGCCCGGCATGGCGGGAGCGCCGGTGACGACCGATCCTGCCGGCGAGGCGAGGGACAAGCGGCTCAAGGCCTTCCGGACGGCGCGGGCGCTGGGGCAGGGGGCGCTGAAGCGCATGGGCCAGCCGACCTGGCTGCCGCCGAGCCCGGCCGGTTTCGAGGAAGGCTTCTCCGCCTGGATCACGGGCAGCCAGCTCGCCGAGCGGCTGGCCTGGGCAAGGCGGGCGTCGACGCAATTCGGCCGCGACGAAGATCCGCGCGAGTTCCTGAAATCGACGCTTGCCGATGCGGCGCGCGACGAGACGATCCGCGTGGTGTCGCAGGCGCCGAACAAGATCAGCGGGCTGACGCTGGTGCTGGCATCGCCCGAATTCAACCGCCGATAG
- a CDS encoding methyl-accepting chemotaxis protein has translation MRNVKISTRLYCLVGFTLAVLASTMVFFLNYSYSELQAERKAGLEKMEATALGIFDKYYKMEQAGTMTREQAQAAAKDVIGAMRYGADGYFWINDMRPFMVMHPIKPALNGTDISQMKDPTGKFLFVEFVNKVKKDGKGFVDYYWPKPGADEPVLKYSYVAGFEPWGWIVGTGVYADDLAALYRQNAIWAAALCLLGAAATLAIAFAIVRSVTTPVARLKTAMSAIAAEEASVEISGSECRDEIGQMAKALLVLRDSVDERSALRGREDERQRQIEAERRGNEANLRSASERQTQAMQALGVGLEKLAGGDLTVSIGDIGEDYAKLRGDFNAAVDALNGVIQAIAESSHIVNDSASDISEATGNLSKRTEQQAAALEETAAALDEITATVKTASERANEAREMVAETKASAGRSGDIVRNAVTAMGRIEESSSRINQIISVIDEIAFQTNLLALNAGVEAARAGEAGRGFAVVAQEVRELAQRSANAAKEIKELISRSASEVEGGVALVRSTGDALLEIEALVNQVNDHVASIATAAREQATGLNEINSSVNHMDQMTQQNAAMVEETTAASRTLADESTQLKTLLANFRLRAAGQRAEARYTRAA, from the coding sequence ATGCGCAACGTCAAGATTTCCACCCGCCTTTACTGCCTCGTCGGTTTCACGCTCGCCGTGCTGGCGTCGACGATGGTCTTCTTTCTGAACTATTCCTATTCCGAGCTGCAGGCGGAGCGGAAGGCGGGGTTGGAGAAGATGGAGGCGACGGCGCTCGGCATCTTCGACAAATATTACAAGATGGAGCAGGCGGGCACGATGACCCGCGAGCAGGCGCAGGCGGCGGCCAAGGACGTGATCGGCGCGATGCGCTACGGCGCAGACGGCTATTTCTGGATCAACGACATGCGTCCCTTCATGGTGATGCATCCGATCAAGCCGGCCTTGAACGGCACCGATATCTCCCAGATGAAGGATCCCACCGGCAAGTTCCTGTTCGTCGAATTCGTCAACAAGGTGAAGAAGGACGGCAAGGGCTTCGTCGATTATTACTGGCCGAAGCCGGGCGCCGATGAGCCGGTGCTGAAATATTCCTACGTCGCCGGTTTCGAGCCCTGGGGCTGGATCGTCGGCACAGGCGTCTATGCCGACGACCTTGCGGCGCTCTATCGGCAGAACGCGATCTGGGCTGCCGCTCTTTGCCTGCTCGGCGCCGCGGCGACGCTCGCGATCGCCTTTGCCATCGTGCGCAGCGTGACGACGCCTGTCGCCCGGCTGAAGACGGCGATGAGCGCCATCGCAGCCGAAGAAGCATCGGTGGAGATATCAGGCAGCGAGTGCCGCGACGAGATCGGTCAGATGGCCAAGGCGCTGCTGGTGCTGCGCGATTCCGTCGACGAGCGCAGCGCGCTGCGCGGGCGGGAGGATGAAAGACAGCGGCAGATCGAGGCGGAGCGTCGCGGCAACGAGGCGAACCTGCGTTCGGCCTCCGAACGGCAGACCCAGGCGATGCAGGCGCTCGGCGTCGGACTGGAGAAGCTTGCGGGCGGCGACCTGACGGTTTCGATCGGCGATATCGGCGAGGATTATGCCAAGCTGCGGGGCGATTTCAACGCTGCCGTCGATGCTCTGAACGGCGTCATCCAGGCGATCGCCGAATCGAGCCATATCGTCAACGACAGCGCTTCCGACATCAGCGAGGCGACCGGCAACCTGTCGAAGCGCACGGAACAGCAGGCGGCCGCCCTCGAAGAAACGGCGGCGGCGCTCGATGAGATCACCGCGACGGTCAAGACCGCCTCCGAGCGGGCGAACGAGGCGCGGGAGATGGTGGCCGAGACCAAGGCGAGCGCCGGACGTTCGGGCGATATCGTCCGCAATGCGGTGACCGCGATGGGCCGGATCGAGGAATCCTCGAGCCGCATCAACCAGATCATCTCCGTGATCGACGAGATCGCCTTCCAGACGAACCTTTTGGCGCTGAACGCGGGCGTCGAGGCGGCGCGCGCCGGCGAGGCGGGCCGCGGCTTCGCCGTCGTCGCCCAGGAAGTGCGCGAACTCGCCCAGCGTTCCGCCAATGCGGCCAAGGAGATCAAGGAGTTGATCAGCCGCTCGGCGTCGGAAGTCGAGGGCGGGGTTGCTCTTGTGCGCTCGACCGGCGATGCACTGCTTGAGATCGAGGCGCTGGTCAACCAGGTCAACGATCACGTCGCCTCGATCGCGACGGCGGCGCGCGAGCAGGCGACCGGGCTCAACGAGATCAACAGCTCCGTCAACCACATGGACCAGATGACCCAGCAGAATGCGGCGATGGTCGAGGAGACGACGGCGGCAAGCCGCACGCTCGCCGACGAAAGCACCCAGCTGAAGACGCTGCTCGCAAACTTCCGCCTGCGCGCGGCCGGACAGCGTGCCGAGGCGAGGTATACGCGAGCCGCGTGA
- a CDS encoding DUF1501 domain-containing protein — MTRISLSRRGFLTSACCLAAAPVFTPVTFAAMPGDNRFVTIVLRGAMDGLDLVQPYGDAGFAALRPTLALTPETGLLDLDGHFGLNPAAADLMPLWKSGELAFVHAVSTPYRDQRSHFDGQDMLESGGEHVAEEKTGWLNRALAVIPRSDARKAIDVNTSTELILSGPNNVDVWASDSNLAPARDEMQFLSRLYAGDPPFAAALAEATRADSAAMMVEPDGQRGEKTADVAALAANMLKGDYRIASFSITGWDTHIGQSGQFKRPAQDLAQAINTLKTTLGPEIWAKTVVLAMTEFGRTVRQNGSDGTDHGTGGCALLSGGAINGGRILGRWPGVGDGQLLDDRDLMPTADVREVAAAMLYRQFDVGVDDLTGKIFPGLRFDKGSQFLKV; from the coding sequence ATGACCAGGATCTCGCTCTCCCGCCGCGGTTTTCTCACCTCCGCCTGCTGTCTTGCCGCCGCGCCCGTCTTCACGCCCGTCACCTTTGCGGCGATGCCTGGTGATAACCGCTTCGTCACGATCGTGCTGCGCGGTGCAATGGACGGGCTTGATCTGGTGCAGCCCTATGGTGATGCCGGTTTTGCGGCGCTTAGGCCGACGCTGGCGCTGACGCCCGAGACCGGGCTTCTCGATCTCGACGGGCATTTCGGTCTCAATCCGGCCGCTGCCGATCTGATGCCGCTGTGGAAGAGCGGCGAGCTTGCCTTCGTGCACGCCGTCTCGACGCCCTATCGCGACCAGCGCAGCCATTTCGACGGGCAGGACATGCTGGAATCGGGCGGCGAGCATGTCGCCGAGGAAAAGACCGGCTGGCTGAACCGGGCGCTTGCCGTCATTCCCCGCTCGGATGCGCGCAAGGCGATCGACGTCAATACCTCGACGGAACTGATCCTCTCCGGGCCGAACAATGTCGATGTCTGGGCCTCGGATTCCAATCTGGCGCCGGCGCGCGACGAGATGCAGTTCCTGTCGCGGCTCTATGCCGGCGATCCGCCCTTCGCGGCGGCCCTTGCCGAGGCGACGCGGGCCGACAGCGCGGCGATGATGGTCGAGCCCGATGGCCAGCGTGGTGAGAAGACCGCCGATGTGGCGGCGCTCGCGGCCAATATGCTGAAGGGCGATTATCGTATCGCCAGCTTCTCGATCACTGGCTGGGACACGCATATCGGCCAGAGCGGTCAATTCAAGCGGCCGGCGCAGGATCTGGCGCAGGCGATCAACACGCTGAAGACGACGCTTGGGCCGGAGATCTGGGCAAAGACCGTGGTGCTCGCCATGACCGAATTCGGCCGCACCGTGCGCCAGAATGGCTCCGATGGCACCGACCACGGCACTGGCGGCTGCGCCCTGCTGTCAGGCGGCGCGATCAACGGCGGCCGCATCCTCGGGCGCTGGCCTGGTGTCGGCGACGGCCAGTTGCTGGACGATCGCGATCTTATGCCGACGGCCGATGTGCGGGAGGTGGCGGCGGCGATGCTCTATCGGCAGTTCGATGTCGGTGTGGACGATCTGACGGGGAAGATTTTTCCGGGGCTGAGGTTTGATAAGGGGTCGCAGTTTTTGAAGGTGTGA
- a CDS encoding LysR family transcriptional regulator — translation MLDLNDIMIFARVIEAGSFTAAARLLGMPKTTVSRRIAALERELGVRLLQRTTRSLNPTDAGRLYYEESSQALRTIEGANLRLAEARTEPAGTIRISAPVGFGGLFLQDAIFDLLATYPKSRVELRLTDDRLNLVENGIDLAFRTGILEDSTLIARKLGSTHRLLCASPDYLARCGAPDRPADLVRHDCVVAGQSTHAQWLLEGPHGQETVSVSGRFAANEMQAVMAAAIAGYGIARLPHGFANACIRDGRLCRVLDGYTTLTGGLHVVYPSSRQLPPLVKTFIQLAIDHLNAGNGAIDELAVISR, via the coding sequence ATGCTCGATCTCAACGATATCATGATTTTCGCCCGCGTCATTGAAGCTGGCAGCTTTACCGCCGCGGCGCGCCTGCTCGGCATGCCGAAGACAACAGTCAGCCGTCGCATTGCCGCTCTCGAGCGCGAACTCGGCGTGCGCCTGCTGCAGCGCACGACCCGCAGCCTCAACCCGACGGATGCCGGCCGCCTCTATTACGAGGAAAGCAGCCAGGCGCTCCGCACGATCGAAGGCGCCAACCTGCGTCTTGCGGAAGCAAGGACGGAGCCCGCCGGCACGATCCGGATATCGGCGCCGGTCGGCTTCGGCGGCCTTTTCCTGCAGGATGCGATCTTCGATCTTCTGGCGACCTACCCGAAGTCGAGGGTCGAGTTGCGCCTGACCGACGACAGGTTGAACCTCGTCGAAAACGGCATAGACCTCGCCTTCCGCACCGGCATCCTGGAGGATTCCACGCTGATCGCCCGCAAGCTCGGCTCTACCCATCGCCTGCTCTGCGCGAGCCCCGACTATCTCGCCCGCTGCGGCGCGCCCGATCGCCCGGCAGATCTCGTCCGCCACGACTGCGTTGTCGCCGGCCAATCCACCCATGCACAATGGCTGCTCGAAGGCCCGCACGGCCAGGAAACGGTCTCGGTCTCGGGGCGCTTCGCCGCCAATGAAATGCAGGCGGTCATGGCCGCAGCGATCGCCGGCTATGGCATCGCCCGATTGCCCCATGGGTTCGCCAATGCCTGCATCAGGGATGGGCGGCTGTGCCGCGTTCTCGACGGTTACACGACCCTGACCGGCGGCCTGCACGTCGTCTATCCCAGCAGCCGGCAGCTGCCGCCTCTGGTCAAGACATTCATCCAGCTGGCAATCGATCACCTGAACGCGGGGAACGGCGCAATCGACGAACTCGCGGTCATATCGCGATAG
- a CDS encoding heme peroxidase family protein — protein sequence MARSKHGSPVRGMDSVAHSSVRDQRFGRMFRNLPAAAFTEDALTDLAKTMFQGEFAEKIEEGKPVDVALNEREPEDENPTIPAGFTYFGQFLDHDITFDPVSSLDRFNDPDALQDFRTPRLDLDSVYGSGPADQPFLYEDDELHLLLGDDKDFDGTRRNRPDLPRNTAPIRRALLGDKRNDENLIVSQLHATFLRFHNKVVDTLRSRDFEHCQQTVRWHYQWIVLHDFLPRILGKETYERVIVGRGEKPNIRFYNPQGRYAFIPVEFSVAAYRYGHSMVRPSYSLNRIVTKPDPIEQPFRGKMAKFHRIPIFSLTDVVEHPLANLNGFRELPGFWPIDWAFFFDGVAPDGEPPAGAVLPQPSYKLDTTLVDPLTSLPDHQHEPIKIRRALAALNLLRGWRLGLPSGQAVARHMEMEALSDEQLFDSEDADRKRARAAVLNDHPASFKENAPLWFYVLREAEIFGNSQHLGPVGGTIIAEVLAGLIREDRHSFLAQWPKWRPTLPGAVAGHFTMADLINFTNG from the coding sequence ATGGCTCGCAGCAAGCATGGTTCGCCAGTAAGAGGCATGGATAGCGTCGCGCATTCGAGTGTTCGCGACCAGAGGTTCGGGAGGATGTTCCGCAACCTGCCGGCCGCCGCATTTACCGAGGACGCGCTCACCGACCTTGCGAAAACGATGTTCCAGGGGGAGTTCGCCGAAAAGATCGAAGAGGGAAAACCAGTCGATGTCGCGCTGAACGAGAGGGAGCCAGAAGACGAGAACCCGACAATCCCTGCCGGCTTCACCTATTTCGGCCAGTTTCTCGATCATGACATCACCTTCGATCCGGTGTCGTCGCTCGACCGCTTCAATGATCCCGATGCGCTCCAGGATTTCCGCACGCCGCGGTTGGATCTGGACTCGGTCTACGGATCGGGACCGGCAGATCAGCCCTTCCTCTATGAGGACGACGAGCTTCATCTGCTGCTCGGGGATGACAAGGACTTCGACGGCACGAGGAGAAACCGTCCCGACTTGCCGAGGAACACTGCCCCGATCCGCCGCGCCCTGCTCGGCGATAAGCGCAACGACGAAAACCTGATCGTGTCGCAGCTCCACGCGACCTTCCTCAGATTTCACAACAAGGTCGTCGATACGCTGCGCAGCCGCGATTTCGAGCACTGTCAGCAGACGGTGCGCTGGCATTACCAATGGATCGTCCTGCATGATTTCCTGCCGCGGATTCTGGGGAAGGAGACCTACGAGCGCGTCATCGTCGGGAGAGGAGAGAAGCCCAATATCCGCTTCTACAATCCGCAAGGCCGATACGCCTTCATCCCGGTCGAATTCTCGGTGGCGGCCTACCGCTATGGTCATTCGATGGTCAGGCCGAGCTATTCGCTCAACAGGATCGTGACAAAGCCCGACCCGATCGAGCAGCCGTTCAGAGGGAAAATGGCTAAGTTCCATCGTATTCCGATTTTCTCCCTCACCGATGTGGTCGAACACCCGCTGGCGAATTTGAACGGCTTCCGCGAGCTTCCTGGCTTCTGGCCGATCGACTGGGCTTTCTTCTTCGACGGGGTCGCCCCGGATGGAGAGCCGCCGGCCGGCGCCGTTCTGCCGCAGCCTTCCTACAAGCTCGACACGACGCTGGTCGATCCACTGACGAGCCTGCCCGATCACCAGCACGAACCGATCAAGATCCGCAGGGCGCTCGCCGCTCTCAACCTGCTGCGCGGCTGGCGGCTCGGACTGCCTTCCGGCCAGGCGGTGGCGCGCCATATGGAGATGGAGGCGCTGTCGGACGAGCAGCTGTTCGACAGCGAGGATGCCGACAGGAAGCGGGCGCGCGCCGCCGTGCTGAACGACCATCCGGCTAGCTTCAAGGAGAATGCGCCGCTCTGGTTCTACGTCCTGCGCGAGGCAGAGATATTCGGAAACAGCCAGCATCTCGGGCCGGTCGGCGGCACGATCATCGCCGAAGTCCTGGCCGGCCTCATTCGCGAGGATCGCCATTCCTTCCTCGCCCAATGGCCGAAATGGCGGCCGACATTGCCGGGCGCGGTGGCGGGTCATTTCACCATGGCGGATTTGATCAACTTTACGAACGGGTAG
- a CDS encoding acyl-CoA thioesterase, protein MTDTAKPRGELTLRTLAMPGDANPAGDIFGGWVMAQMDLASGIRAAERAKGRVVTAAVKEMAFELPVKIGDTLSVYTDVERVGRTSITLIVEAWAHRSRYNQQEKVTAGTFIMVALDEEGKPKAVPAE, encoded by the coding sequence ATGACCGACACCGCCAAGCCCAGAGGCGAACTGACGCTGCGCACACTCGCCATGCCCGGCGATGCCAATCCGGCCGGCGATATTTTCGGCGGCTGGGTGATGGCGCAGATGGACCTTGCATCCGGCATCCGCGCCGCCGAGCGCGCCAAGGGTCGTGTCGTCACCGCCGCGGTCAAGGAAATGGCCTTCGAGCTGCCGGTCAAGATCGGCGATACGCTGTCTGTTTATACCGATGTCGAGCGCGTCGGGCGCACCTCGATCACGCTGATCGTCGAAGCCTGGGCGCACCGCTCGCGGTATAACCAGCAGGAAAAGGTCACCGCCGGCACTTTCATCATGGTGGCGCTCGACGAAGAGGGCAAACCCAAGGCCGTCCCCGCGGAGTGA
- a CDS encoding NmrA/HSCARG family protein, whose protein sequence is MSNIRSVLVTGATGQQGGAVVRALLARGHRVKAISRKPDGDGAKRLAAAGVEVVAGDLDDGASVAKAASGVDTMFLMGNSYEAGTEAETRQGITVANAAKAAGVGHLIYSSVGDADKKTGIPHFDSKYLVEKHVVGLGIPYTVSAPVAFMENTVAPWAIDGLRQGVYAAALPPARVLQQITIKDIGAFVAALAERREQVFGKRFDIAGDELSGEQQVEILSEVLGRPIAFRELPIAAMRQQSEDSALMFEWFDRTGYSADIAALRRDFPEVGWHRYRDWAQGFDWSVLDSAGA, encoded by the coding sequence ATGAGCAACATACGAAGCGTTCTGGTGACGGGCGCCACCGGCCAGCAGGGCGGAGCGGTCGTGCGCGCGCTTCTCGCCCGGGGACACCGCGTCAAGGCGATCTCACGCAAACCGGACGGCGACGGCGCAAAGCGGCTGGCTGCGGCAGGGGTCGAGGTCGTCGCCGGCGACCTGGATGACGGCGCATCCGTGGCGAAGGCGGCAAGCGGCGTCGACACGATGTTCCTGATGGGCAACAGCTATGAGGCCGGGACGGAAGCGGAAACGCGCCAGGGCATCACCGTCGCCAATGCGGCGAAGGCCGCCGGCGTCGGTCACCTGATCTATTCCTCCGTTGGCGATGCCGACAAGAAGACCGGCATTCCGCATTTCGACAGCAAGTATCTCGTCGAGAAGCACGTCGTGGGCCTCGGCATTCCCTATACGGTCAGTGCGCCCGTCGCCTTCATGGAAAACACGGTGGCGCCTTGGGCGATCGATGGACTCCGACAGGGCGTCTATGCCGCAGCGCTGCCGCCCGCACGCGTGCTGCAGCAGATCACCATCAAGGATATCGGGGCGTTCGTCGCGGCTTTGGCCGAGCGGCGCGAACAGGTGTTCGGCAAACGTTTCGATATTGCCGGTGACGAATTGTCAGGCGAGCAGCAGGTGGAGATCCTGTCCGAGGTCCTCGGCCGCCCGATTGCTTTCCGTGAACTGCCGATCGCCGCGATGCGGCAGCAGAGCGAGGACTCGGCGCTGATGTTCGAATGGTTCGACCGCACCGGCTACAGCGCCGACATCGCCGCCCTGCGCCGCGATTTCCCTGAGGTCGGCTGGCACCGGTACCGCGATTGGGCGCAGGGGTTTGATTGGAGCGTTCTCGACAGCGCCGGCGCCTGA
- a CDS encoding response regulator, with protein sequence MKVMIVEDDNIIALELERIVQDAGHQTVGPVSTIEQALAYASKSDVALVDLSLADGLSGAQLARRLIDRFGVDVIFVTGSPESVGSGLEGALDVIAKPFSEDRIAGALSRAESLRRDYEGRNAVF encoded by the coding sequence ATGAAAGTCATGATCGTCGAAGACGACAACATCATCGCCCTTGAACTCGAGCGTATCGTGCAGGATGCCGGGCACCAGACCGTTGGGCCGGTTTCGACGATCGAGCAGGCTCTCGCCTATGCTTCGAAAAGCGATGTCGCGCTCGTCGATCTCAGTCTTGCCGACGGCCTCAGCGGCGCCCAGCTCGCACGCCGGCTGATCGACCGCTTCGGCGTCGACGTCATCTTCGTGACCGGCAGCCCGGAGAGTGTCGGAAGCGGGCTCGAAGGCGCGCTCGATGTCATTGCCAAGCCCTTCAGCGAGGACAGGATCGCCGGCGCGCTCTCGCGGGCAGAGTCCCTGCGCCGGGACTACGAAGGCAGAAACGCTGTCTTCTGA
- a CDS encoding RDD family protein, with protein sequence MDYIAEMPQSIALPSRYFWRRLAALAVDIVIFQAAILIAVHYISTAFPESFSFANDASMECREGVPDQLAKRIDTNWPLKANEWRTNDICESRQFGSGKQRYLQITVEMEPWDYVTPTQVLTIPVDADGNPASKTIPAYSGLISGLANTALMALAFAYFSANGRRTFGKAVFFLRVQSIDGEGPDIGTAFKREILKFSPNLLFSAAIFAISLFPVYPTQDFDALLGMFRGGYTPSNDGAIGLYVVGTIAALSWWLVPIIAWQGQTYYDRICGCEVVSA encoded by the coding sequence ATGGATTATATAGCAGAGATGCCGCAATCCATCGCTTTGCCTTCCCGCTACTTCTGGCGGCGGCTTGCAGCCCTTGCCGTCGACATTGTCATTTTTCAAGCTGCCATTCTTATAGCGGTCCATTACATTTCAACGGCCTTCCCCGAGAGCTTCAGCTTCGCCAACGATGCCTCCATGGAGTGCAGAGAGGGAGTGCCCGATCAACTTGCAAAGCGAATTGACACGAATTGGCCGTTGAAGGCGAACGAATGGCGCACCAACGATATCTGTGAATCGCGTCAATTTGGTTCGGGAAAGCAGAGATACCTGCAGATAACCGTTGAGATGGAACCTTGGGACTATGTGACGCCCACTCAAGTGCTGACCATCCCTGTGGACGCAGACGGCAATCCGGCGAGCAAGACAATACCGGCCTACTCCGGCTTGATATCGGGCTTAGCCAATACGGCGCTGATGGCGCTGGCTTTCGCCTACTTTTCCGCGAATGGCCGCCGCACATTCGGGAAGGCGGTTTTCTTCCTCAGAGTTCAGTCGATCGATGGTGAAGGTCCCGACATCGGCACCGCGTTTAAACGCGAAATCCTCAAATTCAGCCCGAACCTGCTTTTCAGTGCCGCCATCTTTGCGATCTCGCTGTTTCCAGTCTATCCGACGCAAGACTTCGACGCATTGCTTGGCATGTTCCGCGGCGGATACACCCCTTCGAACGATGGGGCGATTGGACTTTACGTCGTCGGGACGATAGCAGCCTTGTCTTGGTGGCTCGTGCCAATCATCGCGTGGCAGGGACAGACATATTATGATCGCATCTGCGGTTGCGAGGTCGTGAGCGCCTAA
- a CDS encoding class I SAM-dependent methyltransferase, whose amino-acid sequence MPSSFHVESADGYERLMGRWSRTLAPMLIDFAGLADGDRVLDVGCGTGSLTFTLAQTPGLQEIAAIDYSPVFVEAAKGRNNDPRITIQQADACALPFEDNRFDRALSLLVLHFVPEAGKAVAEMARVVRPGGVVAAAVWDHYGGMSGMRMMWDTVVMLDENALPLRRRYCFQPMTRPGEMKQTFIAQGLADVEETSLLIRMDYLSFDDYWSPIAAGEGPLGKYVAGLEPEKRAAADAALRAAYEAGEPDGPRSFASVAWACRGRVA is encoded by the coding sequence ATGCCGTCGAGTTTCCATGTCGAAAGCGCGGATGGTTATGAGCGGTTGATGGGCCGGTGGAGCCGGACGCTGGCGCCGATGCTGATCGATTTCGCGGGGCTGGCGGACGGGGATCGCGTGCTCGATGTCGGCTGCGGCACCGGCAGCCTGACATTCACGCTGGCGCAGACGCCCGGCCTGCAGGAGATCGCTGCCATCGACTATTCGCCTGTTTTCGTCGAGGCAGCCAAAGGGCGCAATAACGATCCGCGGATCACGATCCAGCAGGCCGATGCCTGCGCGCTTCCCTTCGAGGATAACCGCTTCGACCGTGCGCTATCGCTGCTCGTGCTGCATTTCGTGCCGGAGGCGGGCAAGGCAGTGGCCGAGATGGCCCGGGTCGTGCGTCCCGGCGGCGTGGTCGCGGCCGCCGTCTGGGACCATTACGGCGGCATGTCGGGCATGCGGATGATGTGGGACACGGTCGTCATGCTCGATGAGAACGCGCTGCCGCTGCGCCGCAGATATTGTTTCCAGCCGATGACGCGGCCGGGGGAGATGAAGCAGACGTTCATCGCGCAGGGCCTTGCCGATGTCGAGGAGACGTCGCTGCTGATCCGGATGGATTACCTTTCCTTCGACGACTACTGGAGCCCGATCGCCGCCGGCGAGGGACCGCTCGGCAAATATGTCGCCGGGCTGGAGCCGGAGAAACGAGCCGCCGCGGATGCCGCCCTTCGGGCCGCCTACGAGGCGGGAGAGCCGGATGGGCCAAGGTCGTTCGCGTCGGTGGCGTGGGCGTGTCGAGGCAGGGTGGCGTGA